AAGCACAAATCTTAAGAGCAAAGGACTCCTCAAAAGAGATATGGAGAGTAATAAACAAACATCGAAATAAAATAGCTAAAACTGAGGAAAACTTACTGCTGAAAACACTTTCTGCAAAtggtcaaataaaaatacacaataATCCAGGCGATGTTTGTAATGTGCTGCTACAgaaatttagtcacgatatggATAGAGGAAACACTAAGGATAGTTTAGATGGCGCTCTTTCACTGCTACGGACGAACGTGGCACAAGTTGCCAACGatatgaattttgaaaaaacaaatCCAGCAGAAATTAAAAGCATAGTAAGAAATTTAAAACCTAAAAGGTCATGTGGTTATGACGATATACCAATCACGGTCATAAAAGACCATATCGATATACTGGCAGAACCACTTGCCAGTTTTTGCAATCAGTGTTTTGAGTCCTCTGTTTTTCCAGAGCAACTGAAAGTGGCAAAAGTACTCCCATTATATAAAAAAGGATCCAAGACCGACCCAAAGAACTATAGGCCTATATCTCTTTTACCTATATTATCGAAATTGCTGGAGAGAGTAATGAAGGACAGGCTTACTAAGCACCTTCATCTAAATGAAATTTTAAGTGAGAGACAATATGGGTATCAAAAGGGTAAGGGGACAAATGAGGCTCTTAGTACTTTCATTGAAGATGTTGTTAGCCAATTAAATAGTAAGAAAAAAGTAGCAGGAGTTTTTCTTGACTTAAGCTCTGCGTTCGATATGGTTAACCACGACATCTTGTTGGCAAAACTAGAGCACTATGGTGTCAGAGGAAAGATGCTGGCCCTATTTCGCTCCTATTTGTCAAATAGAAAACAATTTGTTCAGATTCGATGGAAAGAAGATGATCACATAAACTTCCATAAGTCCAGTGTTGCTAGTATACATAAAGGAGTCCCGCAAGGTTCCATTTTGGgcccaatattttttattatatttacgaATGACTTGATATCCTTTGTACAAAATAAAGTGCAAACCTCTAAATTAGTCCTTTTTGCTGACGACACAAATGCGGTCATATGTGCTGATAATGTTTCACAGCTAAATGAAAGTGTCAATTACGCATTAGAAACTTTTGTTGAATGGTTTGAAGTAAATGGTCTTGAGTTAAACAGTAACAAAACAAATGTTCTGCTTTTCAAATCGACAGttaaaacaaaagataatctGCAGTTAAAACTGAGAGGTGTCACTGTTGACCAAGTCGAATCAGCAAAATTTCTTGGCGTTTACATTGACAGTACATTAAATTGGAGGCAAGAAGTGACTGCAGTTGTGGGCTCTGTGAGTTCTGCGTGCTATGCTCTTAGGAGTCTTCGGGACGAGTTAGACCTGATACAACTAAAAATGGTATATTACGCGTTAGTAGAATCCAAGATACGCTATAGTATAAAGTACTGGGGAAATAGTTATAAGTATAATGTCCAGGCTGCATTTCTGGCACAGAAAAGAGCAATCAGAATTATGGCAAAAATTCCACAGCAGACATCTTGCAAACCGTTTTTTCTCAAGTTTAAAATCTTAACCATCCCTAGTCTGTATATTTCAGTGGTGCTAACTGATTTGATCAAGCATATGGATGACATAGAAACGCAAGAACAAAGAGTGAAGCGCCTTGCGACAAGACGAAAAGACTTGCCACTACAAGCCTTCACCAAACTCAAAGTTGCAAGGCACTCTGCAGGTTATCAATctgttttgttatttaataagttGCCTGCTGaacttaaaacaataaataatacacaaatatttaaaaataaattaaatgctttTTTGGAAGAGAAGTGCTTCTATAAGGTAGAAGATTtttagtttaataattaaattgttttgacataatgtataatattaatggaattgtaaatatgaataatctatattaagatattttattgttaagtaatgtaaatattgtatgttattTTCTTTTGTATATTTGTTTCATACACAATCATTttgttaatgaataaataactatgAACTACTACTTTTCAGATCTCCTGAGGCCTCCTGTTGCTTTGTCAACTTGACATAGGTATGATGTCTGTTTCattctaattgaaacttgaatcaCGGGTGAGTCCAACCCCCGAACTCAGGGATATAAAATTTGTACTTTTTCACAAAGGCAAATAAACAAAACTCTCCTTAAAATTCAATTTTCACCATCatatggacgtagttacgcagaaattGTCACTAAGTTTCTGCGTAACTGATGTGAAGTAGGTAACCAAGTGAACACTggttcgcattcgcacatttcAGTATTGGTTTCATATTAGTCTCGATTTTCATTTCAACACGGGGGTGGTGATCTAATGGAGTTAGATTCAGCGTAAGGGTTGGCAAGTTTTACGTATCTTCATATCTCaatacatactcgtacattggttagggaaacaactAGACTCAGTGAGATGAGAACTATGAGAACCCAGTTGAGTACTCGTACAAGTGTCGATTTCGACGCGGCGCGTTTAATCTTGCGCTTGCGGCGCCGTTGTGATACTATCTGTCATCGTGTTATTGTGGCGTAATAGCCGGTAATACTGTTAAATATTACCGTTTCAACACGTACGTATTATTTGGATCATGTTATATCGTGGTTAAAATAGTTAATATCGTTGCAATAACGAAAAtaagaaattatattatttttcccaaaaGTTGACGATAATTGAGTTAAGGAACCCAAGAGATTTATGGAATTTAAAAGTACATATTAGTAGATACTAAAGTCGAAGCCAGGTGCAAACAGACAAAGATTCTAGTATAAAATCTCGTCTTCTTCCTACCCGAACGAACGAGTCTTCATCGATGTGCCTTTTCTAGGACATCGGTGGCCTTCCCATCCTTGGTGCAGGATATTTGGCGGGATCTTCCGCCGCCCACGACAGTGGGCGGGTCTTTTCGTTGCCCTCGTTGAGAGCTGTGGCTTCTGCGAGTGCGTCTAGCCCGTCTGACCGGGACAGGCCTGACGCAAGCTCAGTGGGTGGAGCGGGTGCCTTCTAGGCGTGGCTTCTTGTACTGGCCGCCGTTGGTGTTGGTGGCCAGTCTGCGGCTGGCAGGTGGCCTGTCAGCGGCGTAGTGGGGGCGACGGGTGCTCCATTTCCGTCGTCCTTGTGGGGTGGCTGGTGTCCTCTAGGCTTGCGTGGGTTGTCGGGGGCGACGAGGTACCCTGCTCGTCGTCCTGGGCTGTCGGCTCGTGAGGGCTGGCAGCGGTGGCGGCGTTCGTCCGGCGGGCGCGCGTGTAGCGGCGCGGCGGACTGCCGGCGGGGGCAGTGGCCGGCTGGTGGTCCGGGGCCGGTCGGGGAGACTGCGGTGGGCGCTGGGTTGGCGGGTTCCATGGTGCCCTGTGGGGGCGCCTTGGAGCAAGTAGGAGCGCGTTTGGCGCCCTTGCGGGGGCCAGCGCTCGGCTTGCGTGTTCTGCGGGTGCTGGGGGCCGCGGGGGGTGCGGCCTGCTGTCCGTTTGCCACAGCAGGCGCTGCGGCGGACGCGGGGCTGCTGGTGTGTGTTGTGGCGGCGGTCGGGGTCCTGGGCTTGAGGGCCTCGGAGTGCGTTGGGGCGGCGACTGAGTCACCGCTCGCCTGCGGCAGGGGTTGCGGGGCCGTGGGCACGACCGCGGGCCTGGGAGCCGCAGGGGCGGCTGCGGCGTTGGGCGTGCTGTCGGGTCCAGGCGGGGTGGTGGCCGCGGCCCCCAGGATGGGGCCACGGGCCGGTCTGTGGTGTCTTCCTCCTTATACGGCGCGATATACGGTGGGGGGCCGATGCTCCGGATGATCTCCGTGAACGACGGCGGCTGCTTGGTTGGGGCTGGTGGTTTGCCCAGTAGTTCCAGCGCTTTGGCGATACTGGACTCGGGGTTGGCCTCCGCTTTGCGAAGGGCCTCGTGGTCTTCTGGCCGGAGCTCCACTTCCTCGCCGCGGAAGTATCCCTTGAGCCTATGGGTCATATCCCTTGCGCGTGCCGTTATAGGCGACACGGGCAGGGACCCGGCTTTGCCCGGGCTGTCGGCCAGGATACGATCACGATCCTGGTGACTGCACGGGGGAGGCCGGAAAGGGACTTCCCGCGGGGTCGTAGAGGTGTTCGGGGTCGATGTGACGTCAGGCCTCGGCTCCGGGGAGCCAGAGGCGGGTTCTTGAAGTGGTGGTTTTTCTGTCGGTACATCGAAAAATCCGCGTTGCGGCCTACCCACCTCAACCGGCTGGTCGGGGGGGGTCGCGGTTTTCGATGCACCTCGTGCGGGTAGATGGCGGAACACGTTTCTCAAGGTACCCACCCTACCCGGAGGGGCGGGGGGGCGCCTCGGTGCGTGTCGGGGCATCGTGCGCAGTCGGGTTCAGGGGGCGGATCCGTCGCGACGCATTTTCGCCGCTCAGCGCCTAGCTTTCAGACCTCTCTCCAGGTAAGACCTAGATTGAAGTCCGTCGGCTAGGGCGATTGGCGAGGCTTCTGTGTGGTGCTGGGCTTCCCCTCAGGCCGGAGGCCAGGCGCGATCCCGCAGCAATTTTCTTAGAAAATTTTGCGAGAGTGGCGGAGAGCAGAGCAGTTGGAGCGTCCGAGCGACTGTTGGTGGTcattggttagggaaacaactAGACTCAGTGAGATGAGAACTATGAGAACCCAGTTGAGTACTCGTACAAGTGTCGATTTCGACGCGGCGCGTTTAATCTTGCGCTTGCGGCGCCGTTGTGATACTATCTGTCATCGTGTTATTGTGGCGTAATAGCCGGTAATACTGTTAAATATTACCGTTTCAACACGTACGTATTATTTGGATCATGTTATATCGTGGTTAAAATAGTTAATATCGTTGCAATAACGAAAAtaagaaattatattatttttcccaaaaGTTGACGATAATTGAGTTAAGGAACCCAAGAGATTTATGGAATTTAAAAGTACATATTAGTAGATACTAAAGTCGAAGCCAGGTGCAAACAGACAAAGATTCTAGTATAAAATCTCGTCTTCTTCCTACCCTTATCTTATCCCACGTTCTATGGGGTCGGTAGGTTGTCTTCcccttccattctcctctatctatCTTTATCTCAGCACTCACTCATTTCtatctcatatcctctttcacacaatccatcttttgtttttagggtttacccctccctctagTATAATATCTGTTCGCATATTCTTGCAAATTCTAGCCGATTAAATGTTCTCCTCATCAACAAATAAGTACAAGTATTAATAGCATTGTTTACCTTTTAAATTAGACATGTGTAAATGTTCTTGTTGTGAAGTTGCTTTTCAGCGTAAAGTTTGAGTGGCAGAATCGCAAGCGGCATTTAAATTTAATGAATATGAATTACAAAGTTGTTGAAAGTTGGGACGGGAGTTGTGACACGTGACGGGCGCGCTATGCGTGAACAGGAATGGAGATGATGGGATGTTGTAGGTATTCGTAGTACTGAGACCGTGAAAATATTCTTAGTTGGTTGCCGACTTTGTATATGTTTATATAGGTAGAGATACCGAACAGAAAAGTGcaagtaagtacttaaaatTAGTTGAAAGGCAGATGGGGTTGGCAAAGTTTAAAGCATCGGTTCTGCTTCTATATATAGTTTTGTTATGTTATAATCCTTAATATGTCAAAACAAGTAGGTACAGATGTATCCTAGGAAGATAgcattaattattttaggtACGTAACTGATCTAATAGTAAAACAACAAGAGATTTCtctcttaaaaacaatatttgcaGCAGCGACAACTATCcacgagtttcattacattgcggtgTTTGATCAGTCCACTCACTTCGATCAATGTAACTAATATCATATTTGAGTACGCGAAGACGAGCAAAAGAGCCCTGACTCATGAGTTTCACTCATAAATGGGTCCCCTAAGTTAAATCCAACAAAAGTGAACTGGTTAATAACAaactaaatattctattctCGTTTCGCTCAAAGTATCATAATCTCATAATCATGtctttattgttaataattcAGCTTACAAGCATATCAAAGCTTTGATCGAGTACAAGATGTATGCCACttataagtatgttttttttagcttaaaataaaataaataataacataaacGTCAATTCTTTGTACGAAACATTTAGAAGTATCGATAGGCAAATAATTCTAATTGCAAACGCGAATTTATTGCTTTTAGGGACCTCTTCCAACTAGGATAACCTCAAAATCTTTTAACGTTTTGCGTTCACTCTTAACATCGTCTAGTCTACAAAGCACTGgactttaaaatgtattttttctactcccgaactgttattcgtcatttacagggtcgagcatagatcgttaaaaccctacataaaagatgcccgcacccgcccggcgtcccgcgcacccacgcatacgatatagctcttaaaatatttttaggtagcctttaagggatatagcgtgggtgcgcggggcgccgggggttgcggcggcgcgggggagtgcgagcgacagggtgagtgcaggatcattacagaggacaagtcaaaatacaggcaACAGTGGGAAtatcacgaaagttattctagaaaactattaaaaagtaagtgcatggtcgtagaaaaattattgtatgcaacggtgtttaactgagtcaaaaaatactcgtggcgtcttaataacaattttcggcttcgcctcaaattgttacccacgccactcgtcttttttgacctcctttaaacgcctgttgcataaaatactatttcctAGTGACACATCTGTACAAAAATAGTTGGTATTACATGTGTGACGGTGCGTTTAATCGCATAAATTAACCGCGCGTGCGTCGCGATTGGCGCAGAGATGACAGGCGGCTGGGAATGCATGACAAGCGCGTGCGCAGAGTCTTGTCAACTTTTGATAAACATCGAATAAACTTGTGGTAAACAAGAAAGGGGAATCTACTGACTTTGAGGAAAAGCTAGTGTTTTAAGAGGTTCAACAGCCGACAGCAAACAGATAGACAACAGAGGGACAACTGCATCTCAATAAGCCAATACGTGCCAATACATACGTAAACCTCATTTTACTCATTATTATACGGTAGAGGGAGTCCGGTAGAATTGAACCATCTtgcaataaataatagtacattacgatacaagtgcgtaaaaaaggaagttcgaaacgagtggcgataaattaaaacacgaccgaagggagtgttttaaatcgacacgagttacgaatttccttttcgcacgtgtatcgtacgacgtttttcagtacagatgatactcgtgtcgatttaaaacactccattcggtcgtgttttaatttatcgccactcgtttcgaacttccttttttacgcacttgtatagtaa
This genomic window from Leguminivora glycinivorella isolate SPB_JAAS2020 chromosome 1, LegGlyc_1.1, whole genome shotgun sequence contains:
- the LOC125233149 gene encoding nematocyst expressed protein 3-like yields the protein MTHRLKGYFRGEEVELRPEDHEALRKAEANPESSIAKALELLGKPPAPTKQPPSFTEIIRSIGPPPYIAPYKEEDTTDRPAVVPTAPQPLPQASGDSVAAPTHSEALKPRTPTAATTHTSSPASAAAPAVANGQQAAPPAAPSTRRTRKPSAGPRKGAKRAPTCSKAPPQGTMEPANPAPTAVSPTGPGPPAGHCPRRQSAAPLHARPPDERRHRCQPSRADSPGRRAGYLVAPDNPRKPRGHQPPHKDDGNGAPVAPTTPLTGHLPAADWPPTPTAASTRSHA